In Leptospira harrisiae, a genomic segment contains:
- a CDS encoding lipoprotein LipL31: protein MTKILPLFVFLASLFLVQCSDSSPVIETLDNHKITVKDFEAAYDTALDSISRLQNIEKKTLLEFIEKDINEVPQNFQDLNYQLQKKNFYQTYRQMIMTRLVAEKNGYISRPDVAEVIKQVEMQTIAQMYVSEQVEKKIQITDEQAKAECERLRGLDRNIANLTIDKCLTFAKAQIKQLQTREQLPLVVERIKEEVTIKRNDKFDLDAYLAPKKKVEDSADKK, encoded by the coding sequence ATGACTAAAATCCTTCCTTTGTTTGTTTTTTTGGCATCCCTTTTCCTCGTTCAGTGTTCGGACTCATCGCCCGTCATCGAAACTTTGGATAACCATAAAATTACCGTAAAAGACTTTGAAGCCGCTTACGATACAGCTCTAGATTCGATCAGCCGCTTGCAAAATATCGAAAAGAAAACCCTTTTGGAGTTCATCGAAAAAGACATCAACGAGGTTCCACAAAACTTCCAAGATCTTAACTACCAATTACAAAAGAAAAATTTCTACCAAACTTACCGCCAGATGATCATGACTCGCCTTGTGGCAGAGAAAAACGGATATATTTCACGTCCTGACGTTGCAGAAGTAATCAAACAAGTAGAAATGCAAACCATTGCACAGATGTATGTTTCTGAACAAGTTGAGAAAAAAATCCAAATCACAGATGAGCAAGCAAAGGCAGAATGTGAAAGATTACGTGGATTGGATCGAAATATTGCAAACCTAACAATTGATAAATGCCTTACTTTTGCAAAAGCACAAATCAAACAATTACAAACAAGAGAACAACTTCCTTTAGTAGTAGAAAGAATTAAAGAAGAAGTAACCATCAAACGTAATGATAAATTTGATTTGGATGCCTACCTTGCACCAAAGAAAAAAGTGGAAGATTCAGCTGACAAAAAATAA
- the mfd gene encoding transcription-repair coupling factor, with translation MSKEIEDRKFTPKLVLAELKTSLVNISGIPESAHSFVTSSLYETLKSESTFLVVLPTNQDAESFSRELLSFLPQEEIFYFPGPENIPYEYTKWQMEWKRDRILTINRILSGNRCLVVTSVSALLRKLPVKESLKGKSISLKLGKDFPLDKLLLELVNLGYHREEVCEQFGHFSLKGGILDIYTPYLANPVRIDFFGDTVDEIRTFDPNTQKSIAKIQEIVITAANETIVSREEKTKYQEILALHKERRLPIDSELEIIEEHLPLVRNHEGFLNFFPNKPIVIFPRYFDTKERSYGMEREYNTLFEKKKEEALCLKPDDLLSFEEEWKTLTSEDTTGIRFSLLPDNQKNFSYEPITEVRGFRGKIREAKEYFLELLTEDPNNKIFITSSFSAQMMRLKGLFSENEIETVHSESEDPLPLPLNSVNPGIHLVISDLKRGFHVLEDQVYIFTDNDLFGRQYKRKTRYKKQASQMIESFIDLKEGDYVVHVNHGVGRFVKIERTKADGKERDFLKLEYAGGDSLFVPLDQISLVQKYIGGTDSPKLDTLGKNSWKKAKDRVQESVDKLAEELVLLYSNRMKLNGFAFPPDTIWQEEFEAAFEFEETPDQISAIESVKQDLESARPMDRLVCGDVGYGKTEVAIRAAFKVIMAGKQVMLLTPTTILSLQHFNTFKQRYENYPVKIAFVSRFRSAAEIREDLKNFSEGKIDMLIGTHAILSSKVKPKNLGLLIIDEEQKFGVTHKEAIKKFKNLVDVLTLTATPIPRTLHMALTGIRELSIISTAPKNRQSVETYVLEEDDTLIQEAIRKEIERGGQVFYLYNRVESIEEEAAYIRSLVPEISVGILHGQLTEDEIEETLVDFYERKYDILVTTTIIESGIDMPNVNTLIVKRADMFGLSQLYQIRGRVGRSDRKAYAYMFYPSKKLMTELAEKRLNTIFEYQELGSGFKVAMRDLEIRGAGNLLGKEQSGDIMEVGFDLYVKMLEEAISRIKGEEVRVEVRTAVNLKTNFYLPDDYIPDTKQKIEFYKRFEGSANLDEIEELSLEMEDRFGELPQIAKTFVELEKIRTLASNLGFEFVTEKPEEILFKCGTYFRGNPDRVIQAMAKFKGLLISPQEPSVLRYTIPEREDLQKIKKLLSLLEFLAA, from the coding sequence ATGTCCAAAGAAATAGAAGATCGTAAATTCACTCCGAAACTTGTTTTAGCTGAACTAAAAACATCATTAGTCAATATAAGTGGAATTCCAGAATCGGCACATTCTTTTGTCACTAGTTCCTTATACGAAACACTTAAGTCTGAATCGACTTTTTTAGTAGTATTACCAACCAACCAAGATGCAGAGAGTTTTTCGCGCGAACTTCTTAGTTTTTTACCACAGGAGGAAATTTTCTATTTTCCAGGCCCTGAAAACATTCCTTATGAATATACCAAATGGCAAATGGAATGGAAACGGGATCGGATTCTGACCATCAATCGAATTCTTTCAGGTAATCGTTGTTTGGTGGTTACTTCTGTATCTGCGCTTTTACGGAAACTTCCTGTAAAAGAAAGTTTAAAAGGAAAATCAATTTCTTTAAAATTGGGAAAGGATTTTCCATTAGATAAGTTGTTATTAGAGTTGGTTAATTTAGGTTACCACAGGGAAGAGGTTTGTGAACAGTTTGGTCACTTTAGTTTAAAAGGTGGGATTTTGGATATTTATACACCATATTTGGCAAATCCTGTTCGGATTGATTTTTTTGGAGATACTGTCGATGAAATTCGAACATTTGATCCTAATACTCAAAAGTCCATAGCAAAAATTCAAGAAATTGTAATTACTGCTGCAAATGAAACTATTGTTAGCCGTGAGGAAAAAACAAAATATCAGGAAATTTTAGCGTTACATAAAGAAAGACGACTTCCCATTGATTCGGAACTGGAAATCATCGAAGAACATTTGCCTTTAGTCCGAAACCACGAAGGTTTCTTGAATTTTTTTCCCAATAAACCGATAGTTATTTTTCCAAGATATTTTGATACCAAAGAACGCTCTTATGGAATGGAAAGAGAATATAATACTCTTTTTGAGAAAAAAAAAGAAGAGGCACTTTGTTTAAAACCAGATGATTTGTTATCTTTTGAAGAAGAGTGGAAAACCTTAACTTCAGAGGATACTACAGGAATTCGTTTTTCGCTTTTACCAGACAATCAGAAAAATTTCTCTTATGAACCAATTACGGAGGTTAGGGGGTTTCGCGGTAAAATCCGCGAAGCAAAAGAGTATTTTTTAGAATTATTAACTGAAGATCCAAATAATAAAATTTTTATTACATCCTCTTTTTCAGCACAGATGATGCGATTAAAAGGATTATTTTCTGAGAATGAAATAGAAACTGTTCATTCCGAATCGGAAGATCCGTTGCCACTTCCACTTAATTCTGTGAATCCTGGAATTCATTTAGTCATTTCTGATCTCAAACGTGGGTTCCATGTATTAGAAGATCAGGTTTATATTTTTACTGATAATGATTTGTTCGGTCGTCAGTACAAAAGAAAAACTCGTTATAAAAAACAAGCCTCACAAATGATCGAATCTTTTATTGATTTAAAAGAAGGTGATTACGTTGTACATGTCAACCATGGTGTGGGTCGGTTTGTTAAAATTGAAAGGACGAAAGCTGATGGAAAAGAAAGGGATTTTCTTAAATTAGAATATGCTGGTGGTGATAGTTTATTTGTCCCTCTCGATCAAATATCTTTAGTTCAAAAATACATAGGAGGGACAGATTCTCCTAAACTTGACACCCTTGGAAAAAATTCTTGGAAAAAGGCAAAAGACCGAGTCCAGGAGTCAGTTGATAAACTTGCTGAAGAACTAGTGTTACTTTATTCAAATCGTATGAAACTAAATGGGTTTGCCTTTCCGCCAGACACCATTTGGCAGGAAGAATTTGAAGCTGCTTTTGAATTTGAAGAAACTCCAGACCAAATATCTGCCATTGAATCTGTGAAACAAGATTTAGAATCCGCAAGACCAATGGACCGTTTGGTTTGTGGCGACGTTGGATACGGGAAAACAGAAGTAGCTATACGTGCTGCGTTCAAAGTGATCATGGCTGGGAAACAAGTAATGCTTCTTACTCCAACCACCATTCTTTCATTACAACATTTTAATACTTTCAAACAACGTTATGAAAATTATCCGGTAAAAATTGCATTTGTTTCGCGGTTTCGTTCGGCAGCTGAAATTCGAGAAGATCTAAAGAATTTTTCAGAAGGTAAAATTGATATGCTCATCGGTACACATGCAATTTTATCTTCCAAGGTAAAACCAAAAAACTTAGGTCTTCTTATCATCGATGAAGAACAAAAGTTTGGTGTGACTCACAAAGAGGCAATTAAGAAATTTAAAAATCTAGTCGATGTTTTGACCTTAACAGCAACACCGATTCCAAGAACTCTGCACATGGCCCTCACAGGAATTCGAGAGTTATCTATTATTTCTACAGCTCCAAAAAATCGGCAAAGTGTAGAAACCTATGTATTAGAAGAAGATGATACTCTGATCCAAGAAGCAATCCGGAAGGAAATTGAGAGAGGGGGACAAGTATTTTATCTTTATAACCGAGTTGAGTCGATTGAAGAAGAAGCAGCTTACATTCGTTCTTTGGTACCGGAAATTTCTGTGGGGATTCTTCATGGACAGTTGACAGAGGATGAAATTGAAGAAACTTTAGTGGATTTTTACGAAAGAAAATATGATATTTTAGTCACAACTACAATCATTGAATCCGGAATTGATATGCCCAATGTCAATACACTCATTGTTAAACGAGCGGATATGTTTGGTCTTTCACAGTTGTATCAAATCCGGGGACGTGTGGGTCGTTCCGACAGAAAAGCTTATGCATATATGTTTTATCCTTCCAAAAAATTAATGACTGAACTTGCTGAAAAACGTTTAAATACGATCTTCGAATACCAAGAGTTAGGTTCGGGCTTTAAAGTGGCGATGCGTGACTTAGAAATTCGTGGAGCAGGAAATCTTTTAGGTAAAGAACAATCAGGCGATATTATGGAAGTAGGATTTGATCTTTATGTGAAAATGTTGGAAGAGGCAATTTCACGGATCAAAGGGGAGGAAGTGCGAGTGGAAGTTCGTACTGCAGTCAATTTAAAAACCAATTTTTACCTTCCCGATGATTATATCCCTGATACAAAACAGAAAATTGAATTTTATAAACGTTTCGAAGGTTCTGCGAATTTGGATGAAATTGAAGAACTCTCTCTTGAGATGGAAGACAGATTTGGCGAACTTCCACAAATTGCAAAAACCTTCGTGGAATTGGAGAAAATTCGAACTTTGGCTTCTAATTTAGGATTTGAGTTTGTGACCGAAAAGCCGGAAGAAATTTTATTTAAATGTGGAACCTATTTTCGGGGAAATCCAGACCGGGTGATTCAAGCAATGGCGAAATTCAAAGGTCTACTGATTTCACCGCAAGAGCCATCTGTATTGCGTTATACGATTCCAGAGCGGGAAGACCTTCAAAAAATCAAAAAATTGCTTTCTCTATTGGAATTTTTGGCCGCTTAA
- the panC gene encoding pantoate--beta-alanine ligase, giving the protein MIVLSNIQELKNQIHIWKKEGFTIGFCPTMGSLHSGHMDLVDTSKKKTNKTIVSIFVNPTQFNDPKDFENYPINTESDLMLCEEHGVDLVFLPDVKTIYPETKTPIQMSIPELQKHLCGRTRPGHFEGVLQIVSKLFHLTEPTMAFFGLKDYQQFRVISAMVENLNFPLEVVGVPTRREPDGLAMSSRNIRLSPKDRETANLIPRMFALAEKTVFGGERNLPLWKEILRDFLLTGSSVRIDYLEVVDPTNLQPIETMEGDVLLALAVFVGDVRLIDNQMIKIPN; this is encoded by the coding sequence ATGATTGTTTTATCCAATATTCAAGAATTAAAAAATCAAATTCATATTTGGAAAAAAGAAGGATTCACCATTGGTTTTTGTCCTACGATGGGAAGTCTACATTCGGGTCATATGGATTTGGTAGATACATCAAAGAAAAAAACAAACAAAACCATTGTCTCAATATTTGTAAATCCGACACAGTTTAACGATCCTAAAGATTTTGAAAATTATCCTATAAATACAGAATCTGATTTGATGTTATGCGAAGAGCATGGAGTGGATTTGGTTTTTTTGCCAGATGTAAAAACAATATATCCGGAAACCAAAACTCCTATTCAAATGAGTATTCCTGAATTACAAAAACACCTTTGTGGTCGCACAAGGCCTGGACACTTTGAAGGTGTATTACAAATTGTTTCGAAACTCTTTCACTTAACCGAACCGACTATGGCATTTTTTGGTCTGAAGGATTACCAACAATTTCGAGTGATTTCTGCCATGGTTGAAAATCTCAATTTTCCTTTGGAAGTGGTTGGAGTTCCTACCCGTAGAGAACCAGATGGCCTCGCGATGAGTTCCAGAAATATTCGTTTAAGTCCAAAAGATAGAGAAACGGCAAACCTCATTCCGAGAATGTTTGCATTAGCAGAAAAAACGGTGTTTGGCGGGGAAAGAAACCTTCCCCTTTGGAAAGAAATTTTGAGAGATTTTTTACTCACAGGAAGTTCTGTAAGGATTGATTATTTAGAAGTTGTAGACCCCACCAATCTCCAACCAATTGAAACAATGGAAGGAGATGTTCTTCTCGCATTGGCAGTGTTTGTTGGTGACGTTCGCCTTATTGACAATCAGATGATAAAAATTCCAAATTAA
- the hisD gene encoding histidinol dehydrogenase yields MPIPILRSNRNSKNELDRFLSGAKEDLSSATAKILPILEAVKMRGDKALIEYTEKFDGIHLNSVCLDPHSIQTDLDPKIKEAFLRAKTNIESFHEAQKRESWSKTIDGNRLGVKYTPIPSLSVYAPGGKALYPSSVLMGVIPAKIAGVKNIQLITPPQKEGLPEILVWLCQILNVNRIVTVGGAQGIAAAAYGTETIPKSEFIVGPGNAYVAAAKSYLAGQGIIGIDSPAGPSEVCIISDSSANPKWIACDMLSQAEHGEDSSAILLTTEEDFAKKVSEELEKAFVERPKRLEMKQKSIYNNSAIIVFPSIEDCIWFSNELAPEHLEIQTKDNQTVFSKIEHAGSVFIGPYSPVAMGDYISGTNHILPTARGSRIYSSLGVDTFLKRVTFQEVTKESLETLYPFVKLMSELEGLDEEHGTSVKVRTEE; encoded by the coding sequence ATGCCGATTCCTATTTTACGTTCCAACAGAAATTCAAAGAATGAATTGGATCGTTTTCTTTCGGGAGCGAAAGAAGACCTAAGTTCTGCCACGGCAAAAATCCTTCCAATCTTAGAAGCAGTAAAGATGAGAGGGGACAAAGCCCTCATTGAATATACAGAAAAATTTGATGGAATCCATCTGAATTCAGTTTGTTTGGATCCGCATTCCATTCAAACCGATTTAGATCCAAAAATCAAAGAGGCTTTTCTTCGAGCCAAAACCAATATCGAATCATTCCATGAAGCACAGAAAAGAGAATCCTGGTCTAAAACCATTGATGGAAATCGATTGGGTGTAAAATACACTCCGATTCCTTCTCTTTCCGTTTATGCACCAGGTGGGAAGGCTTTGTATCCATCTAGTGTTCTCATGGGAGTCATTCCTGCAAAAATTGCGGGTGTCAAAAATATCCAACTGATAACCCCACCGCAAAAAGAGGGACTTCCAGAAATTCTCGTTTGGCTCTGTCAGATTTTAAATGTGAATCGGATTGTGACTGTTGGGGGAGCACAAGGAATTGCAGCCGCTGCTTACGGTACAGAAACAATTCCCAAATCGGAATTCATTGTGGGACCGGGAAATGCATATGTAGCTGCCGCAAAATCCTATTTAGCTGGTCAAGGAATCATTGGAATTGATAGTCCTGCTGGGCCTAGTGAAGTTTGTATCATTTCCGATTCTTCTGCAAATCCCAAATGGATCGCATGTGATATGTTATCACAAGCAGAACATGGGGAAGATTCTTCCGCTATTTTACTTACAACAGAAGAAGATTTTGCCAAAAAAGTAAGTGAAGAATTAGAAAAAGCTTTTGTGGAACGTCCGAAACGTTTGGAGATGAAACAAAAATCCATTTATAATAATTCTGCAATAATAGTTTTTCCAAGCATTGAAGATTGTATTTGGTTTTCGAATGAGCTTGCACCTGAGCACTTAGAAATCCAAACAAAAGATAATCAAACGGTTTTTTCAAAAATTGAACACGCAGGTAGTGTCTTTATAGGTCCGTATTCTCCTGTGGCAATGGGTGATTATATTAGTGGAACAAATCATATCCTTCCTACTGCAAGAGGAAGTAGAATTTATTCGTCTCTTGGTGTTGACACCTTTTTGAAACGAGTGACTTTCCAAGAAGTAACAAAAGAATCCTTAGAAACTCTTTATCCGTTTGTAAAACTAATGTCTGAGTTGGAAGGTTTGGACGAAGAACATGGAACAAGTGTTAAGGTTCGCACCGAGGAATGA
- a CDS encoding LIC11435 family protein, whose amino-acid sequence MWNNFRFYLILFFLFSVSLLAQPTNEESTQYQLRWLEVEGATGYVLEIKNSSGYLVLSEKVNGTSYDLVNYTSGIYEHRVAVVNKLGKVGSYSDWVRFEVVVSKVPTLTKDSVYSVSKEEKEKVFLLEGKDFISPMKVYMVTGGKRIPAKKVVIESDSVAKATFAVDTDTDTGIYDLVLENPRNKILTAKQRVVLSDSKEKANRFAQRQERIIRKEIPEDYYETPYFSTLWRSTVLPGWGQKYIDGKNWKLYVFPLVSLSAVGLYANSYNKFLSARSDYQAAVLFGVLLVDRQDTQALWLINRSNAEAKFNSAKSELGVIQVGAGILGVFLLYNIVDSYFSAKRNVANYEPGFPLGESTKRVQATVISDSGWNQSKFAYEYGSRYQIEFSSRF is encoded by the coding sequence ATGTGGAATAACTTTCGTTTTTATTTAATTTTATTTTTTCTTTTTAGTGTTTCTCTTTTGGCGCAACCTACTAACGAAGAAAGTACCCAATACCAGCTACGTTGGTTGGAGGTAGAGGGTGCCACTGGTTATGTATTAGAAATTAAAAATTCCAGTGGGTATCTTGTGCTTTCAGAAAAAGTGAACGGTACAAGTTATGATTTAGTTAACTATACTTCTGGAATTTATGAACACCGAGTTGCTGTGGTAAATAAACTAGGAAAAGTGGGAAGTTATTCAGACTGGGTAAGGTTTGAAGTTGTTGTTTCGAAAGTTCCCACTTTAACAAAGGATTCTGTTTATTCCGTATCGAAGGAAGAAAAGGAAAAAGTTTTTTTACTGGAAGGTAAAGATTTCATCAGCCCAATGAAAGTGTATATGGTGACAGGTGGGAAACGAATTCCTGCCAAAAAAGTTGTCATCGAATCCGATTCGGTAGCCAAAGCCACTTTTGCAGTGGATACCGATACTGACACCGGGATTTATGATTTGGTGTTGGAAAATCCGAGAAATAAAATTCTTACCGCCAAACAAAGAGTTGTTTTATCTGATTCAAAGGAAAAAGCAAATCGATTTGCCCAAAGGCAAGAAAGAATCATTCGTAAAGAAATTCCTGAAGATTACTACGAAACTCCTTACTTTTCTACTCTTTGGAGATCCACAGTTTTACCTGGTTGGGGCCAAAAGTACATTGATGGGAAAAACTGGAAACTATATGTATTTCCATTGGTTTCCCTCTCAGCAGTCGGTTTGTATGCGAACTCTTATAATAAATTTTTAAGTGCAAGATCTGATTACCAAGCGGCAGTGTTATTTGGAGTTTTACTAGTTGATAGGCAAGATACACAAGCTTTATGGTTGATCAACAGATCAAATGCAGAAGCAAAATTCAATTCCGCAAAGTCTGAGTTAGGTGTGATTCAGGTAGGAGCTGGAATTTTAGGCGTTTTTTTACTCTATAACATTGTTGATTCTTATTTTTCTGCCAAACGAAATGTAGCCAATTATGAACCTGGATTTCCTTTGGGTGAATCGACCAAACGTGTTCAAGCAACCGTCATTTCCGATTCAGGTTGGAACCAATCAAAATTCGCCTATGAATATGGATCACGTTATCAAATCGAATTCTCCTCACGTTTCTGA
- a CDS encoding FecR domain-containing protein, giving the protein MRWLNDTKFVVSSLLLLILVFSYFLYRNLNDRFIDSSSPTIGVITFKNKTVLRKYNDAVVWDLIESKTEVKNRDTIRTEGLSDAILTLNDGTKINISENSMILLDISDRNININFAYGSFEAAREGTVSGDMKMNITAGDKTVQVGNGDVKLDKTKSELNIKVDQGEAKLTSNGKEETIAKDQIANVTESGVKVGKPVYRLVSPEDRKNLLSESGSEKIKFAISGWKQDQFKQTNPAIEISLLPDFSKSLIKEKLTSPNFTKRLNSGSYYWRVSYEDPNSKSKHTTEVFQFRILSDPALKILSPKPSEVFSYTQEVPVVRFVWNPLDLYSSYTVLIAKDVKFSEILVSKQTQNQSLAFDSLKEGNYFAKIQAKSNLPGITEKVSTIISFQVSKKDNLTPPELLEPTKGKTFAEEQTKSQLFFSWKDDKDFSQYEWELSSDSNFSSKIKSESVKNNFLKLPSGLGVGTYFWRVKGIGSNGNSLESKSNTFTVIAKEEMELVAPANGAEVEVDERSIVILKWKKLTGKSNYELEIAKESDFQPLLTKETVSGNYFEFKSKDLGRFYWRVRPVGGDPSDTSVSRSFQMISNMEPPSLVSPSRNETVDLFTRNSILFTWKPVEKVSGYRIRLIDISGIREKQVLNERTNSTRFQFNEILKLNVGRFRWEVAALYKQTDGTERESAYNKQDFFISVPELKIPKILTPGKIYVE; this is encoded by the coding sequence ATGAGATGGTTAAACGATACAAAATTTGTAGTTTCTTCTCTTTTATTACTGATTCTTGTATTCTCATATTTTTTGTATCGAAACTTAAATGACCGTTTCATTGATTCTTCAAGCCCTACTATTGGAGTAATTACTTTCAAAAACAAAACAGTCCTTAGGAAATATAATGATGCGGTAGTTTGGGATTTGATTGAATCTAAAACAGAGGTTAAAAATCGAGATACAATTCGTACCGAAGGTCTTTCTGACGCCATACTTACGTTAAATGATGGGACAAAAATAAATATTTCCGAAAATTCAATGATTCTTTTGGATATTTCCGATAGAAACATCAATATTAATTTTGCTTATGGATCATTTGAGGCGGCCCGGGAAGGAACCGTTTCTGGTGACATGAAAATGAACATCACTGCCGGAGATAAAACAGTACAAGTTGGTAATGGTGATGTAAAACTTGATAAAACTAAATCCGAGTTAAATATCAAAGTAGACCAGGGTGAAGCAAAATTAACATCAAATGGAAAAGAAGAAACGATAGCTAAAGACCAAATAGCAAACGTTACAGAATCTGGTGTCAAAGTAGGAAAACCTGTGTATCGTTTGGTTTCCCCTGAAGATAGGAAAAACTTACTTTCTGAATCTGGGTCAGAAAAGATTAAATTTGCCATTTCCGGATGGAAACAAGACCAATTCAAACAAACAAACCCTGCCATTGAGATTTCTTTGTTACCTGACTTTTCTAAATCTTTGATTAAGGAAAAACTGACTTCACCAAATTTTACTAAAAGATTAAATTCTGGATCGTATTATTGGAGGGTTTCGTATGAAGACCCTAATTCCAAATCCAAACATACGACAGAGGTATTTCAGTTTAGAATTTTAAGTGATCCTGCTTTAAAAATTCTAAGTCCAAAACCAAGCGAAGTTTTTTCTTATACCCAAGAGGTTCCTGTCGTTCGGTTTGTTTGGAATCCATTGGATCTTTATTCATCGTATACAGTTCTCATTGCAAAGGATGTTAAATTTTCGGAAATCCTTGTTTCTAAACAAACCCAAAATCAATCTTTAGCCTTTGATTCTTTAAAAGAAGGAAATTATTTTGCAAAAATCCAAGCAAAATCCAATCTTCCAGGGATTACCGAGAAGGTTTCAACTATCATTAGTTTTCAGGTAAGTAAAAAAGACAATTTGACGCCTCCTGAACTATTAGAACCAACAAAGGGGAAAACTTTTGCCGAAGAACAAACCAAATCACAACTTTTCTTTTCTTGGAAAGATGACAAAGATTTCAGCCAATACGAATGGGAACTAAGTTCTGATTCAAATTTTTCATCCAAAATCAAATCTGAGTCTGTTAAAAACAATTTTTTAAAACTACCAAGTGGACTGGGAGTGGGAACTTATTTTTGGAGAGTAAAGGGAATCGGTTCTAATGGAAATTCACTAGAATCAAAATCAAATACTTTTACAGTGATCGCTAAAGAGGAAATGGAATTAGTTGCTCCAGCAAACGGAGCTGAGGTAGAAGTGGACGAACGTTCCATTGTCATTCTTAAATGGAAGAAGTTAACGGGAAAGTCGAACTATGAATTGGAAATAGCAAAAGAATCAGATTTCCAACCACTTCTAACAAAAGAAACCGTTTCCGGAAATTATTTTGAATTTAAATCCAAAGACTTGGGACGTTTTTATTGGAGAGTTAGGCCAGTGGGTGGTGATCCATCAGACACAAGTGTATCTCGAAGTTTTCAAATGATTTCCAATATGGAACCTCCCAGTTTAGTAAGTCCATCGCGAAATGAAACAGTTGATTTGTTTACTAGAAATTCTATCCTATTTACTTGGAAACCAGTAGAAAAAGTATCTGGGTATCGAATTCGTTTGATTGATATTTCTGGAATTCGCGAAAAACAAGTATTGAATGAACGGACCAATTCTACTAGATTTCAGTTCAATGAGATTCTTAAATTGAATGTAGGCAGGTTCCGTTGGGAAGTTGCTGCTCTCTACAAACAAACGGATGGTACTGAACGCGAATCCGCATATAACAAACAGGACTTTTTTATTTCTGTTCCTGAATTAAAAATTCCAAAAATCCTAACACCAGGGAAAATTTATGTGGAATAA